In the Brettanomyces nanus chromosome 1, complete sequence genome, ctctctcaGATCTCGCTGATACTTGCTTATCTTGGCAGAGACGTTGAGTAGAGTTGATGATTGATGCAGTTGTTAGAGATCATGTGATCTCATGCACGTGGTTCTGGAAATTTCCTTCGACGACTCTCTATTCGtgtctttcttttttttttactcTCACCCATTTATAGTAGACTTTCGCCTTCCTTTCGTCTCTCATTCTTAATACTACTGACCAGTTTCACACTAGTTTTGTCAATTATCGTTCAAATTTAGCTCAAGTTTAGCTCAAGTATAGTTCAATTAAATCACACGCCTCATATCAATCATGTCGGATTGGGAAAATGTCACTGTTATCGGAAGAAAGGCCAGAAGCTCTACAAATACTGGCCCTAAGGAAAAGGTCGTCAGATCATCGGGTGCTCTAAATGCAGCCAGAAGACAAGGTGCCGTCACCTcagttgaaaagaaatataATGCTGGTAATCTTAGAGGCGATCCAGAAGGACAACGTCTAACGAGGGTGGATAGAAGTGATGATATCGTCgttccaaagaagttggatgcAGATGTTGGTAAGGTTATTCAACAGGCTAGacaggaaaagaagtggaCTCAGAAAGATCTAGCCCAAAGAATCAATGAGAAGCCAACCATTGTCAACGAGTACGAGTCTGGAAAAGGTATTCCTAATCAGCAGGTCCTCGGTAAAATGGAACGAGCTCTGGGTATCAAGTTGAGAGGAAAGAATCTTGGTGCTCCattgttcaagaagaagaattgaaccCGTTCTCAGCAATATCGGGTTTGACTACGTGATGTAGGTTTATAGATATAATATGAACGGCTGGCGTATGTGAATGTAGTTTGTATGGCGCAGAAATGTAGGTGAGGCATGGGGGGGGCATCATTTATCCcgagaaggtgaaaaaaaattttgcTCACTAAATCCAAGACTTAAGCTTGAACTGCTGTCGTCTACTCAgttcaacatcttcttcacctccGATATGGCCACTCTTTACGAATCAGAACTCAACATTCCTGCTGAAAggtctttttctttgaaggataagaCTCTCAAGTTGGATAGCTTAGAGCAGGTGCAAACATACATAGACCAACTTagtaagaaaaagaaccTCGAGAAGATCGATCTTTCTGGTAACACAATCTCCCCAGAGGCATCCAAGTATCTTGCCAAGGAGTTCTTGAACCATAGggatactttgaaagagttgaacTTGCAAGATATATATACCTCCAGAGATAAGTTTGAAATTCCCgcttctttgaaggagttcTTTGCTGCAATAGAGCAGCTTCCTCAATTGCGAGTGTTAAATTTGAGTGACAATGCATTTGGTCAGGATACCATCGATgttttggaagatttcatttccaaatccaagTATTTTGAGCACTTCATCATTTCCAATAACGGTCTAGGTCCGTTCTCCGGAACCAGGGTCGGTAAGGCCCTATATAAAATGGCCAAGCTTAGAGAAGCTAGCAATATCGAAGATGAAAACGTTAGAACTTTGAAGACCTTCTGGTGTGGAAGAAATAGATTGGAGAGTGGATCTGCAGAATTTCTAGCTCTCGGGTTGAGAGCAAATACAGATTTGCAAGACATTAGACTCTACCAGAATGGTATAAGGCCTAATGGAATTGCAAGATTAGTCTATCATGGTTTGTCCAGATTGCCTGCCTTACAAGTattggatttggatgataaCACTTTCACTTTACCTGGATCTACAGCCTTGGCTGAAAGCATATCTCACTGGCCCGATCTGAGGGAGTTGAACATCAATGATTGCCTGATGAAAGCTGAGGGATGTGTTAAAGTCTTGGCGAAGTTGTCCGAGTTCAGTGACAAATCCAAATTagaggctttgaagttgCAGTACAATGAGCTAAATTCTGATGGGCTAAAGCTGTTGGTAGGTTTGTTGCCAAACTTGAAGAGCCATTCTATATTGGAGTTGAACGGCAAcagatttgaagaggatTCGGAGTATATTGATAAGATCAACAGTATATTTGCTATAAAGGGAAAGGGATCCTTGGACGAGCTTGACGACTTGGAAGAACCTGAttccgaagaagaagctgagagcgaagacgaagacgagagcgaaaaggaagaagatgacgatcaaagaaagaacattGAGGATAAGTTGGCCTCTTTGGAGAAAGAGCTCGCCTCTACTCACATTTAAGTATAATGTTATACCATGGTCTGGGTTTCCATCTGTGACCTTAATTTGGCTATTAATTTATCTTTTTTGGTCCATCTTCGTTCGAGTCATTTCTCCAGTTTGTCTCTTCTCAGACGAACTCGATTCAGTAACTTACCGTGGATATGAACTATAATGACGATTTCATCCTCAATCAATCCAAGCGCCTGCAGCAAATTTGGTGCAGTGAAGTTGATAATCTTTCctgtttctttgcttctttgaaaatacACCAATGTAGTATCATATATTCTGTTGAACTCTGCTTTGTAAAGACCTCCGATGCAGTTAGCGAATCCTGAAAATCTTGGGTAAAGAACATGCTCCAGATGCGGTAAGTAGTATTTCTCCCCCATAATTTGCTCCATCTTACTATTCTTTTCAGTAAATATGTTTACCTCAGGGAATGTGATTAGCCACTGAGTTCCTCTGGATTGCTCCAAGTATTCACTGAAAGTAGACCCCAAAGTTTGTCCGTCCAATTCCCAATTTTCATCAGTCTGTGATATTCGTGCCCAAAATCTACCGCTTGGCATATTCCAAATCTGGAACCATGTAAAGAACTGAAGCTTTGGTAGCAAAAATGATGTTAAATCTTTGGCGTAGATGGGTGACTCGAGACCCGAAAGATTGTTTTGCTGTCTAGCAGCTTCCTCCAGGGTTTTGGTTGTTAAAAATGGAAATATTATATAATCGACCAAAGAGAGATGGTTACTGATAAATAGTGCATTTTCCGTCTCCAAATTATCTCCAGCAACCACGATTTTGAATTCATTCATCTCCTGCGCAATAGTTGTTGAGTTAGTAAAAAAACAATACTTCGTCTAACATCGCTCTTTCCCAGACTTACCAAAATGTAACAGCATAAGGTCCAAAAGCCGGCAGAAAAATAGCTTTGATAAAtttctcttgttcttgGCACTAAAGCTGTGAAAGGATAAGTTAGAACACAAAAGATCTTGTAACAGGCAAGATAACTAATCAATACCGCCAAAAACAAGCATGCTCTGAACACCTTGAAGTAGCTCTTTTTAAAATAGAGATATTCTCTCAAACTTTCCAGTCCCAAGTGATCCCAAAGCTCAGATTTCATGTTTAATAAAGAAGCAGACTGATAAGACTGTTTAAAATCCTCTTTTTGTACTCGCTTAATACAATAGTATAGCGCATTCCTGATCGGGTAATAAAACAAAAGgaattaaaaaaaaagtttaaagaattgaaaaattgaaaaattagaAAACTTTTGTCTACTTTTGGTCCCTTTTCAAGTACTTATCCTTATCATCTTATTGGTGCCTTTATTACCTTATTGAGCTTCCGACATGTCTAGAGTAATAGTGAAAGGTATTCCGATTTATTAtacagaagaaaagcttCGACATGTGTTTTCCGAGGAAGGATCAGTGACCGATGTCAAACTAATAcgaaagagaaatggagaaTCCAGGAGGTTTGCATTCATTGGTTTCAGATCTAtggaagatgcagaaggTGCCGTGAAAAGTCGTAATGGTACATTCATTGACACTGCTAAGATTGATGTTCAACTAGCGAAGATATCTACTGATCCAACCTTACCTCTTTCGTGGAGGGAGAAGCgaaaattgaaagagagGGAAATGCAAGAgatggaggagaagatgaaggatATGGAAGAATTGCAGAGATCAGtgagatcaagaaagaaacaaaaaaaaagtaacGGGACCactcttgaagagaaaattaAAGAGAATCCAGAGCTTCAACAGTATCTTGAAACGATGAAATCTTCTGGGCAAGGTAGATCATGGAACAATGATGAGGTTGTTGATCCTGAGAATATTCCTACTGCTACGGACTTGGAAAGGGCATTAGCAAAGGGGGATGGAACCTTAGTGGAGGCTACCGAGGGGGCTACCGAGGGGGCCACAAACGAGGCTTTTGAGGCTAACAGCGAAGATGATCATAGTGAGGTTAATGTGACAACGAAATctaaggaggagaaagaagagcaggTTTTACAACCAAAAAAGGGgaaagattcttctgatatGGATGACTTAGAATGGTTTAAGACCAAAAGAGTGAGGATTCCAGAGAAAAGTCatgaaagaattgaagaacctAAGGaccaagaaaagaaagaaccacATAATG is a window encoding:
- the MBF1 gene encoding multiprotein-bridging factor 1 (BUSCO:EOG09343VYU), whose protein sequence is MSDWENVTVIGRKARSSTNTGPKEKVVRSSGALNAARRQGAVTSVEKKYNAGNLRGDPEGQRLTRVDRSDDIVVPKKLDADVGKVIQQARQEKKWTQKDLAQRINEKPTIVNEYESGKGIPNQQVLGKMERALGIKLRGKNLGAPLFKKKN
- a CDS encoding uncharacterized protein (BUSCO:EOG09343ONU) codes for the protein MATLYESELNIPAERSFSLKDKTLKLDSLEQVQTYIDQLSKKKNLEKIDLSGNTISPEASKYLAKEFLNHRDTLKELNLQDIYTSRDKFEIPASLKEFFAAIEQLPQLRVLNLSDNAFGQDTIDVLEDFISKSKYFEHFIISNNGLGPFSGTRVGKALYKMAKLREASNIEDENVRTLKTFWCGRNRLESGSAEFLALGLRANTDLQDIRLYQNGIRPNGIARLVYHGLSRLPALQVLDLDDNTFTLPGSTALAESISHWPDLRELNINDCLMKAEGCVKVLAKLSEFSDKSKLEALKLQYNELNSDGLKLLVGLLPNLKSHSILELNGNRFEEDSEYIDKINSIFAIKGKGSLDELDDLEEPDSEEEAESEDEDESEKEEDDDQRKNIEDKLASLEKELASTHI
- a CDS encoding uncharacterized protein (EggNog:ENOG41), whose translation is MNEFKIVVAGDNLETENALFISNHLSLVDYIIFPFLTTKTLEEAARQQNNLSGLESPIYAKDLTSFLLPKLQFFTWFQIWNMPSGRFWARISQTDENWELDGQTLGSTFSEYLEQSRGTQWLITFPEVNIFTEKNSKMEQIMGEKYYLPHLEHVLYPRFSGFANCIGGLYKAEFNRIYDTTLVYFQRSKETGKIINFTAPNLLQALGLIEDEIVIIVHIHGKLLNRVRLRRDKLEK